In Macrotis lagotis isolate mMagLag1 chromosome 8, bilby.v1.9.chrom.fasta, whole genome shotgun sequence, a single genomic region encodes these proteins:
- the CHST13 gene encoding carbohydrate sulfotransferase 13, with protein MRRSRVRRLVLAACLGSLLLVIFYFQSGPSPVAEDRILGSSWFGKTGRSPLQALYDSDQLQGSPLHRAHQGRRELLSRVCSRYTRKRRLLSPEDLRHLVVDDEHGVLYCYVPKVACTNWKRVMMVLTGGGKYRDPLEIAAHEAHVPANLRTLADFSPAEINRRLRAYLKFLFVREPLERLVSAYRNKFTRSYNTAFHRRYGTKIIRRHRRRPSPEALARGHDVRFHEFLSYLTDPRTRQEEPFNEHWERAHALCHPCLVHYDVVGKYETLQEDAAYVLGLIGAQQAGLRFPAPPRAPRAGRGEAARFFQGVSPGHQRRLFNLYKMDYLLFNYSVPAYLQLR; from the exons TTGCTGAGGACAGGATCTTGGGCTCCAGCTGGTTTGGCAAGACGGGGAGGAGTCCGCTTCAAGCACTTTACGACAGTGACCAA CTGCAGGGCTCCCCGCTGCACCGCGCGCACCAGGGGCGGCGGGAGCTGCTGAGCCGCGTGTGCAGCCGCTACACCCGCAAGCGGCGGCTGCTGAGCCCCGAGGACCTGCGCCACCTGGTGGTGGACGACGAGCACGGCGTGCTGTACTGCTACGTGCCCAAGGTGGCCTGCACTAACTGGAAGCGGGTGATGATGGTGCTGACGGGCGGCGGCAAGTACCGCGACCCGCTGGAGATCGCGGCCCACGAGGCCCACGTGCCGGCCAACCTGCGGACGCTGGCCGACTTCAGCCCGGCCGAGATCAACCGGCGGCTGCGCGCCTACCTCAAGTTCCTGTTCGTGCGGGAGCCGCTGGAGCGCCTGGTGTCGGCCTACCGCAACAAGTTCACGCGCAGCTACAACACGGCCTTCCACCGGCGCTACGGCACCAAGATCATCCGGCGCCACCGGCGGCGGCCCAGCCCCGAGGCGCTGGCGCGGGGCCACGACGTGCGCTTCCACGAGTTCCTCTCCTACCTGACGGACCCGCGCACGCGCCAGGAGGAGCCCTTCAACGAGCACTGGGAGCGGGCACACGCGCTGTGCCACCCCTGCCTGGTGCACTACGACGTGGTGGGCAAGTACGAGACGCTGCAGGAGGACGCGGCCTACGTGCTGGGCCTCATCGGCGCGCAGCAGGCCGGCCTGCGCTTCCCGGCCCCGCCGCGGGCCCCGCGTGCCGGCCGCGGCGAGGCGGCGCGCTTCTTCCAGGGCGTCAGCCCGGGCCACCAGCGCAGACTCTTTAACTTATACAAGATGGACTACCTCCTCTTCAATTACTCGGTGCCCGCCTACCTGCAGCTCCGCTGA